One Jeotgalibaca porci genomic region harbors:
- a CDS encoding bifunctional diguanylate cyclase/phosphodiesterase — MLFDKKGSMDEHEAHDIIENVVAAGDIGMFSWHMDTGTFELIEHISGYRLQGIHSLPDFLERYVFPKDLEIALQDLNNYLNGKEEVFQSTFRVLDSKDKMHWVFCKGTIMESNKLAGLIYDVSANKMLKGNDYTTNLVDAKYLTRKLGNAIQNKQKENSIGALLYLEIDNLHSLINHYGFKFGSIVLYQMSRILLNFTSGKDEVSRFPNDKFMLLIDNVTSNDEIKNLGKKIIKMLEAPLIVEGLPVYLNVSIGMTLFPDADKDAIELIRQSDFAISHSKEQGSNRASFFDTELMETFNRGMQIESELANALNNDEFYLVYQPQLNVVDNIITGFEVLLRWNNKRLDFVSPAEFIPVAEEKGYIVKTGRWLLQETIKTARSWIDLGLEFGTLSINVSPVELFQKDFRERLLETCVKYDVPPEKIKVEITERTVMNSNAKNITIINDLLADGFKIALDDFGMGYSNFNFLFEFEITTLKLDKSLVEHIKDKKRRLFIESILKLRDYKDFDVIAEGVETKEELDTLVGLGCRRIQGYYFSQPLKRSVAEKFLMDFSNKSADMGK, encoded by the coding sequence ATGTTATTCGACAAGAAGGGTAGTATGGATGAACATGAGGCACACGACATTATAGAAAATGTTGTCGCAGCCGGTGATATCGGAATGTTTTCCTGGCATATGGACACAGGTACGTTTGAATTGATTGAACACATATCAGGATACCGGTTACAAGGGATTCATTCACTACCTGATTTTTTGGAGCGTTATGTGTTTCCTAAAGATTTGGAAATAGCTCTTCAAGACTTAAATAATTATTTAAATGGAAAAGAAGAAGTGTTCCAAAGTACCTTTAGAGTCCTTGATAGCAAAGATAAAATGCACTGGGTATTTTGTAAAGGCACCATTATGGAGTCGAACAAATTAGCGGGTCTTATTTACGATGTATCTGCAAACAAGATGCTTAAAGGGAATGATTATACAACCAACCTTGTCGATGCAAAGTACCTGACGCGGAAGTTGGGAAATGCCATTCAGAATAAGCAGAAAGAGAATAGCATAGGAGCCTTGTTGTATCTCGAAATCGACAATTTACATTCTCTTATCAATCACTACGGCTTCAAGTTTGGGAGTATCGTCTTATATCAGATGAGTCGCATTTTACTGAACTTTACAAGTGGAAAGGACGAAGTATCGCGGTTCCCGAATGATAAATTTATGCTGCTTATTGACAACGTAACCAGTAATGACGAAATTAAGAATCTCGGCAAAAAGATTATTAAAATGTTGGAAGCGCCGCTGATTGTTGAAGGGCTGCCCGTTTATTTGAATGTCAGCATTGGTATGACATTATTTCCGGATGCGGATAAAGATGCGATTGAACTCATTAGACAATCCGACTTTGCAATTTCTCATTCTAAAGAGCAGGGCAGTAACCGTGCCAGTTTTTTTGATACGGAATTGATGGAGACGTTTAATCGCGGGATGCAGATTGAAAGCGAACTGGCTAATGCCTTGAACAACGACGAATTCTACCTTGTTTATCAACCACAATTAAACGTTGTAGATAATATAATCACTGGATTTGAAGTCCTGTTGCGTTGGAATAATAAAAGATTGGACTTTGTTTCACCAGCTGAATTTATTCCTGTTGCTGAAGAAAAAGGATATATCGTGAAAACTGGACGCTGGTTGTTGCAAGAGACTATAAAAACTGCCCGCAGTTGGATCGATCTAGGACTGGAATTTGGTACACTCTCGATTAATGTTTCGCCGGTTGAATTGTTCCAAAAGGATTTTAGAGAGAGATTGCTGGAGACGTGCGTAAAGTACGACGTTCCGCCAGAAAAAATAAAAGTAGAGATTACGGAACGAACGGTCATGAATTCCAATGCCAAGAATATAACGATTATTAATGATTTGTTGGCAGATGGATTCAAAATTGCTCTTGACGATTTTGGGATGGGGTATTCAAACTTCAACTTCTTATTTGAATTTGAAATCACTACGCTAAAACTGGACAAATCATTAGTCGAACATATCAAAGATAAAAAGCGGCGTCTTTTCATTGAGAGTATCCTCAAACTCAGAGATTACAAAGACTTTGATGTGATTGCGGAAGGTGTCGAAACAAAAGAAGAACTGGATACACTCGTTGGATTAGGCTGCCGACGCATTCAAGGCTACTACTTTAGCCAACCGCTGAAACGATCAGTGGCAGAGAAATTTTTAATGGATTTTAGTAATAAAAGCGCTGATATGGGGAAATAA
- a CDS encoding copper homeostasis protein CutC, which yields MLKEACVENFTDVPAVINRGAKRIELCDNLSVGGTTPSLGVIKVSTEYCYDNDVSVIVMLRPRGGDFVYSIMEKAMMIHDLEEISKLRPEGIAVGALTAENELDKPFLEEIATLAKNKHMTLVFHMAFDLIPKDLQRESLLWLQEHGFIRILTHGGPAEKTIFENIENIAELMKISPDMTIMPGGGLTKNNLDELLTHIDAVEVHGTRIV from the coding sequence ATGCTGAAAGAAGCATGTGTAGAAAATTTTACAGATGTACCTGCAGTAATTAATCGGGGAGCAAAACGGATTGAACTCTGTGATAACTTATCTGTCGGCGGAACAACGCCAAGTTTAGGGGTAATAAAAGTTTCAACGGAATATTGCTATGATAATGATGTATCCGTTATCGTTATGCTGAGACCGCGTGGTGGAGATTTTGTCTATTCGATTATGGAGAAAGCAATGATGATCCATGACTTGGAAGAAATTAGCAAATTGCGTCCAGAAGGTATTGCAGTAGGTGCTTTGACGGCCGAAAATGAATTGGACAAACCATTTTTGGAAGAAATCGCAACTTTGGCAAAGAATAAACACATGACTTTAGTGTTCCATATGGCTTTTGATCTCATACCAAAAGACTTACAGAGAGAGTCATTATTATGGCTGCAAGAGCACGGATTCATACGAATTTTAACGCACGGCGGACCTGCTGAAAAAACGATTTTTGAAAACATTGAAAATATTGCTGAACTGATGAAAATTAGCCCCGATATGACAATCATGCCAGGCGGCGGACTGACGAAAAACAACTTAGACGAATTGTTGACGCATATCGATGCTGTGGAAGTCCACGGCACTCGAATTGTATAA
- the mgtE gene encoding magnesium transporter: MKNYENIFQAAKNNNRQAFRSSFFKLHLKDQEELYHALYPKNKEKIEGFLTPAEFSDLFKWMDTEGQKEVYEVFSRDYVAGLLPYMETDTIVKFLSILEEEQAEELLHLQEEDLRCQIKEVMTFNPETAGSIMNKSFVIATMNETVKDVAERLRASALTVEMVYYVYVLNGEGQLCGVVSLRDLMTNPDSKILTEIMVTKLVSVATTNDQELAAKMLQAYDLIAIPVLDDAGKMKGIITVDDVMDVLTEEVTEDFHEFAAISKSDSSTNAKESVWNDARVRMPWIIILVFLGMISASLISSFEDTLNQVVLLAAFIPIIMDSAGNVGTQSLAVAVRKLSVGDNPFSEEFWKTIWQEFLVGTIIGAAAGIVLGLIVALFYGNTILGIIIAVSLLLTLSLSNVVGAVIPVIIHKFKLDPAVASGPFITTINDALGLIIYFSIATHLLHLL; encoded by the coding sequence ATGAAAAACTACGAAAACATTTTCCAAGCTGCTAAAAACAACAACCGCCAAGCGTTCCGCTCCAGCTTCTTCAAGCTTCACTTGAAGGACCAAGAGGAGCTATACCACGCTTTGTATCCGAAAAACAAAGAGAAAATCGAAGGCTTTTTAACACCTGCTGAGTTTTCAGATCTATTTAAATGGATGGACACTGAGGGACAAAAAGAAGTTTATGAGGTATTTTCCCGAGATTATGTAGCGGGCTTACTGCCTTATATGGAAACAGATACCATTGTTAAGTTTCTATCCATTCTGGAGGAGGAACAAGCAGAAGAATTACTCCACTTACAAGAAGAAGATTTACGCTGCCAAATCAAGGAAGTTATGACCTTTAATCCCGAGACTGCTGGATCTATCATGAATAAGAGTTTTGTTATTGCGACAATGAATGAAACGGTCAAAGATGTCGCAGAGCGGTTACGTGCTTCGGCACTCACAGTTGAAATGGTGTATTATGTCTATGTTCTAAATGGCGAAGGGCAACTATGTGGAGTTGTGTCGTTGCGTGATTTAATGACAAATCCGGATAGTAAGATTTTGACAGAAATCATGGTTACAAAACTAGTGTCGGTGGCAACTACGAATGACCAGGAGTTGGCAGCAAAGATGCTGCAGGCATATGATTTAATTGCCATTCCAGTTTTGGATGATGCTGGGAAAATGAAAGGAATTATCACGGTCGATGATGTTATGGACGTATTAACGGAAGAGGTCACAGAAGATTTCCACGAATTTGCGGCAATTAGTAAATCAGACTCTAGCACTAATGCTAAAGAAAGTGTCTGGAATGATGCCCGCGTGCGGATGCCTTGGATTATTATATTGGTCTTTTTAGGAATGATAAGTGCTTCGTTAATTAGTTCGTTTGAAGATACATTAAATCAAGTCGTTTTGTTGGCGGCATTTATTCCTATCATTATGGATTCAGCCGGAAATGTGGGGACACAATCGCTTGCGGTTGCTGTTCGAAAATTATCAGTCGGAGATAATCCGTTTAGTGAGGAATTCTGGAAAACGATTTGGCAAGAATTTCTGGTAGGGACCATAATAGGAGCTGCTGCTGGAATCGTTCTTGGTTTAATTGTAGCCTTATTTTATGGTAATACCATTTTAGGAATTATTATCGCCGTATCGTTGCTTCTAACGCTAAGTTTATCCAATGTTGTTGGAGCTGTTATACCGGTTATCATCCATAAATTCAAGCTTGACCCGGCTGTTGCTTCAGGTCCGTTTATCACAACCATAAATGATGCTTTAGGCTTAATCATTTATTTTTCAATTGCAACGCACCTGTTACATTTATTATAG
- a CDS encoding ECF transporter S component: MKRNKTHQLVLFAMFASLTTVMTLLFRIPIPSAQGYVNIGDTILLLAALILGPAAGFWAGAIGSALADMIAGYAMYIPFTFFVKGLEGLFAGVLYKKTGKIYFAVFIPAIWMTAGYFLTDWFLYGLAAAFAASPMNLLQGIVGAAFAIILYKVLMPILK; encoded by the coding sequence ATGAAAAGAAATAAAACACACCAATTGGTTCTGTTCGCCATGTTCGCTTCATTAACAACGGTTATGACCCTACTCTTTCGCATTCCAATCCCGAGTGCACAAGGGTATGTAAATATAGGCGATACTATTTTGTTGTTGGCCGCTTTAATTTTAGGACCGGCCGCCGGTTTTTGGGCAGGTGCCATTGGTTCTGCTTTGGCAGATATGATTGCAGGTTATGCCATGTATATCCCCTTTACTTTTTTCGTAAAAGGACTAGAAGGTCTTTTTGCTGGAGTTCTATATAAAAAAACTGGAAAGATCTATTTTGCAGTATTTATACCCGCAATCTGGATGACAGCCGGCTATTTTCTGACGGATTGGTTCTTGTATGGATTAGCAGCAGCGTTCGCGGCCTCACCTATGAACCTCTTACAAGGTATCGTCGGTGCAGCCTTTGCTATTATTCTTTATAAAGTCTTAATGCCCATCTTAAAGTAA
- a CDS encoding pyridoxamine kinase: MHQPRVLVIQDISASCRISANVAVPVLSCLNNAVNILPTALLSTHTGIGFSDFTYLDLTNEIKKILNHWQSLGIKYDGVLIGYLGSTEQIALVKRIIRDFLKPDGIAILDPVMGDHGFLYTGFDAGYVREMRELCSAVSVIIPNMTEASLLLDRPYKSGPYTKEYVEEIIKELAALNSRTTILTGVRFNDEELGAASHYAGSPDINYCFDKWHQGHFDGTGDLFSSTVGGLLFQKKTLEEATTIAVAYVNRVIQRTINSESDPLFGVQFETDLPFLMQSVHEGR; encoded by the coding sequence ATGCACCAACCGCGTGTTTTAGTAATACAAGATATATCCGCCAGTTGCCGGATTTCAGCGAACGTCGCTGTTCCCGTTTTAAGCTGCTTAAATAATGCCGTGAATATTTTACCGACAGCCCTTTTAAGTACGCATACGGGGATCGGTTTTTCAGATTTTACTTACCTTGATTTAACAAATGAGATAAAAAAGATATTAAATCATTGGCAATCTTTGGGTATCAAATATGACGGTGTTTTAATCGGGTATTTGGGTTCGACTGAACAGATTGCTCTGGTGAAGCGCATCATTCGAGACTTTTTGAAGCCGGACGGTATCGCCATTTTGGACCCAGTAATGGGAGATCATGGTTTTTTATACACGGGCTTTGATGCTGGTTACGTTCGTGAAATGCGCGAACTCTGTAGCGCGGTTTCAGTTATAATCCCGAACATGACCGAGGCGAGTTTATTGCTGGATCGTCCCTATAAAAGTGGACCGTATACAAAAGAATATGTAGAAGAAATTATTAAGGAGCTTGCAGCTCTGAATAGTCGCACAACTATTTTAACAGGCGTGCGTTTTAATGACGAAGAGTTAGGAGCAGCCAGTCATTATGCTGGTTCCCCTGATATTAACTATTGTTTCGATAAATGGCATCAGGGGCACTTTGATGGCACGGGTGATTTATTTTCTAGTACTGTTGGAGGTCTTTTATTTCAGAAAAAAACATTAGAAGAGGCGACAACAATCGCCGTAGCGTATGTCAACCGTGTGATTCAAAGAACCATCAATAGTGAGTCAGACCCGCTGTTTGGCGTACAATTTGAAACAGATTTACCATTTCTGATGCAATCCGTTCATGAAGGGAGATAA
- a CDS encoding AEC family transporter, which yields MNPLVVVEQLLLLMLVMLIGYSVARMKLLDDHAEMNFATLINYVTVPALILSATDGGAVAGSKWDSLIVLFVASSSYVFFTLLAFFIPKLFKVKPDEIGVLQFVTVFANNGFMGLPVVLALFGTSGLFYASIFNIPNNILVYSLGVYFISRGKKKQTIDLRKLLLNPAIISAFLALLLFLFDIQLPSLLSKTLVSLGNMISSLQSRH from the coding sequence ATGAACCCCCTAGTTGTGGTGGAACAGTTACTGCTTTTGATGCTTGTGATGCTAATCGGTTATAGCGTGGCACGAATGAAATTGCTTGATGACCATGCGGAAATGAATTTTGCGACTTTAATTAATTATGTTACAGTACCGGCGTTAATTTTGTCAGCAACGGATGGTGGGGCAGTGGCTGGATCGAAGTGGGACAGTTTAATCGTTCTTTTCGTTGCGAGCAGTTCCTATGTATTTTTTACCTTATTAGCGTTTTTTATCCCGAAGCTTTTCAAAGTAAAGCCGGATGAAATAGGCGTTCTACAATTTGTGACTGTGTTTGCGAATAACGGCTTTATGGGATTACCCGTGGTATTGGCCTTGTTTGGAACAAGTGGGCTGTTTTATGCTTCTATCTTCAATATTCCGAATAATATCCTCGTGTATTCGTTAGGTGTTTATTTCATTTCCAGAGGGAAGAAGAAACAGACGATTGATTTACGAAAATTGCTACTAAATCCCGCTATTATATCGGCTTTTTTGGCACTCTTGCTGTTTCTCTTTGATATTCAGCTGCCTTCTTTACTTTCGAAAACATTGGTGAGTCTGGGGAATATGATAAGCTCCCTTCAAAGTAGACACTGA
- a CDS encoding helix-turn-helix domain-containing protein, translated as MTRKHTDPELLHLIDLHLRGVSYRTLVDQHHLKLSDTTFMNYVHRYQDHGMEGIRSQKNYRSYSKEFKQKIVAEYLQTGYGFSYLAAKYNIPSKTTVNKWVIRYTEGKENETYSPKSEVYNMTGVKKSYEEKLKIVEDYIANRLTYLEAAEKNHVSYSNIYSWVNKYKKHGPIGLEDNRGRGKPTEIQTTEERLNAEVETLKARNKWLEMENDALKKRRKIAGNHKSQGLDKKWNI; from the coding sequence ATGACTAGAAAACATACCGATCCAGAACTGTTACATTTAATTGATTTACACCTAAGGGGTGTTTCTTATCGAACGCTTGTTGATCAGCACCATCTCAAACTATCTGATACCACTTTTATGAATTATGTCCATCGGTACCAGGACCATGGCATGGAAGGGATCCGCTCCCAGAAGAATTACCGCAGTTACTCGAAAGAATTCAAGCAGAAAATTGTAGCTGAATACCTACAGACGGGTTACGGCTTTTCATACTTAGCCGCTAAATATAACATTCCATCTAAAACAACGGTAAACAAATGGGTAATTCGATATACTGAAGGAAAAGAGAATGAGACATATTCTCCGAAATCTGAGGTGTACAACATGACGGGTGTTAAAAAATCATATGAAGAAAAATTAAAAATCGTAGAAGATTACATAGCCAATCGCCTGACTTATCTGGAAGCAGCGGAGAAAAACCATGTAAGTTACAGTAACATTTATTCCTGGGTGAATAAATACAAAAAGCATGGACCGATAGGTCTGGAAGACAACCGGGGCCGCGGGAAGCCCACGGAAATTCAAACAACGGAAGAACGTTTAAACGCAGAAGTAGAGACACTCAAAGCCCGGAATAAATGGCTAGAAATGGAGAACGATGCGTTAAAAAAGCGCCGAAAAATCGCTGGGAATCACAAATCACAGGGGTTAGACAAGAAGTGGAATATTTAA
- a CDS encoding IS3 family transposase: MARNGERCVKKAPKNRWESQITGVRQEVEYLTIEELKHKYPVIHLCDILGIAKSSYYKWLKREPSETELKRLKLMRAIKGIHEAFGGIYGYRRMTIFLNFFRRAKVNHKCVHRLMRIMGITAVIRRKRRNYVPHKAAHVAENILNRDFHAERPMEKLLTDVTEFRLTNGTKRYLSAIYDLGSKKIVAYKTSHRNDNPLVLDTLKQILGDVKPETTLIHSDRGSQYTSHAFNKMIKDHQIIHSMSRVSKCIDNGPMEGFWGTLKVEMFNLDTFDRPAYLDRKIKAYIAFFNNERVTLDMGLAIPTEEKILQMIA; the protein is encoded by the coding sequence ATGGCTAGAAATGGAGAACGATGCGTTAAAAAAGCGCCGAAAAATCGCTGGGAATCACAAATCACAGGGGTTAGACAAGAAGTGGAATATTTAACTATTGAAGAATTAAAGCATAAATATCCCGTTATCCATCTTTGTGACATACTGGGTATCGCCAAATCCAGCTACTATAAGTGGTTAAAACGGGAACCCTCAGAAACAGAATTAAAACGCCTGAAACTGATGCGGGCGATCAAAGGAATCCACGAGGCATTCGGTGGGATTTACGGCTACCGAAGAATGACCATCTTTCTCAACTTTTTTAGAAGAGCGAAAGTGAATCATAAGTGTGTACACCGCCTCATGAGAATCATGGGGATCACAGCCGTCATCCGTCGCAAAAGAAGGAACTACGTGCCACACAAAGCCGCACATGTGGCTGAAAACATCTTAAACCGTGATTTCCACGCTGAAAGACCCATGGAAAAGTTATTGACGGATGTCACGGAATTCCGGTTGACCAATGGGACAAAACGTTACCTGAGCGCTATTTATGACCTCGGGTCAAAGAAAATCGTGGCTTATAAAACCAGTCACCGCAATGACAACCCGTTAGTACTGGATACACTAAAGCAGATTTTGGGTGATGTAAAGCCTGAAACCACACTGATTCATAGCGACCGCGGTTCCCAGTACACCTCCCATGCCTTTAACAAGATGATTAAAGATCACCAGATAATCCATAGTATGTCACGCGTCTCGAAATGTATTGACAACGGCCCTATGGAAGGCTTTTGGGGTACCCTCAAGGTGGAGATGTTTAACCTGGATACGTTTGACAGACCAGCGTACTTAGACCGGAAAATCAAGGCATACATCGCGTTCTTCAACAATGAACGCGTTACTTTGGATATGGGATTAGCGATTCCTACGGAAGAGAAGATTCTACAAATGATTGCATAA
- a CDS encoding AEC family transporter — protein sequence MSMIRINIGDAFKDMRLLAFAVFRMLIIPAAMWFVLRPIITNPLILGVLITIAGMPGPAMAVTLATLYDGNTGMATRYVFISTIISVLTIPLLSLLFG from the coding sequence ATGTCGATGATACGAATCAATATCGGTGATGCATTTAAAGATATGCGGTTGTTGGCATTTGCAGTCTTTCGTATGCTCATTATTCCTGCCGCAATGTGGTTTGTTTTACGCCCGATTATTACGAACCCGTTGATTCTTGGCGTTCTCATTACAATAGCGGGTATGCCGGGACCTGCGATGGCGGTCACTTTAGCGACCTTATATGATGGAAATACCGGAATGGCGACGCGCTATGTTTTTATTTCCACCATTATATCTGTCCTTACAATTCCACTTTTAAGCCTGTTATTCGGTTAG
- the pepF gene encoding oligoendopeptidase F, with the protein MEKQELKKRSEVPVELTWDLEVLFATRAEYETALTKMEADVAEFAETFTGALNNAEVIVEAIKAYEAIQTQVSVLYHYANLPAATDLTNADYTQMAGQFDNKMATVSATLSFFDSELTQVPEEILDAVVEIEPLYASFIRHTKADKHIQLTPEVEKALAQLSPTLYAPESIYDQAKLADMDFGTFTVDGEDYPLSFVLYEDFYMYHTDTAIRRAAFDAFSKVLKQYENVIAQAYYSKVQTEKTLATMRGFDSIFDYLLYNQEVDQDLYNRQIDVIMSDLAPVMRKYITHLKEVQGLDKVTYADLKIDLDPEYSPKVTIEDSQKMVADAVSILGEEYTEMIMRAYPERWVDFAQNTGKSTGGFCTSVSANKAHPYILMSWTNHLSNVYTLIHEFGHAGQGIMSSDHNAVVGDNPSLYLIEGPSTFNELLLTDSLTRKTDDPRMERFALTKMMSDTYFHNFVTHLLEAAYQREVYKLVDAGLGFDAQKLSELKRNVLETFWGDAVEINPGAELTWMRQPHYYMGLYPYTYSAGLTIATQAFLKVKEEGQPAVERWLEFLKTGDTYIPAEAAAIAGVDITTDKPLKDTIAYLDRSVDRMIALTKELN; encoded by the coding sequence ATGGAGAAACAAGAACTAAAAAAACGTTCAGAAGTACCAGTAGAATTAACGTGGGATTTAGAAGTCCTTTTCGCAACCCGCGCTGAATATGAAACAGCACTAACAAAAATGGAAGCTGACGTAGCAGAATTTGCGGAGACATTTACAGGTGCTTTAAATAATGCGGAAGTAATCGTTGAAGCAATCAAAGCCTATGAAGCGATTCAAACGCAAGTGTCTGTTCTTTATCATTATGCGAATCTACCGGCAGCGACGGACTTAACCAATGCGGACTATACGCAAATGGCCGGCCAATTCGATAACAAGATGGCAACTGTTTCGGCAACACTGTCATTTTTTGATTCTGAATTGACTCAAGTCCCTGAAGAAATTCTAGATGCAGTAGTGGAAATAGAGCCGCTTTATGCTTCTTTTATTCGTCACACAAAAGCCGATAAGCATATTCAATTGACTCCGGAAGTTGAAAAAGCATTGGCGCAACTTTCACCAACCTTATATGCACCCGAAAGTATTTATGATCAAGCTAAACTAGCGGATATGGACTTTGGAACTTTTACAGTTGATGGAGAAGATTATCCACTGAGCTTTGTCCTTTACGAAGATTTCTATATGTATCATACGGATACAGCGATTCGTCGTGCAGCGTTTGACGCTTTTTCTAAAGTGTTGAAGCAATACGAAAACGTGATTGCACAAGCGTACTATTCAAAGGTACAAACAGAAAAAACATTGGCTACGATGCGTGGTTTTGATTCTATTTTCGATTACTTACTTTATAATCAAGAAGTGGATCAAGATTTGTATAACCGTCAAATCGACGTTATTATGTCTGATTTAGCGCCTGTTATGCGTAAATACATCACGCATTTGAAAGAAGTACAAGGTCTGGACAAAGTAACGTATGCAGACTTGAAGATTGACTTAGATCCTGAGTACTCACCAAAAGTAACCATTGAAGATTCACAAAAAATGGTAGCAGATGCTGTTTCTATTTTAGGGGAAGAATATACGGAAATGATTATGCGCGCCTATCCGGAACGTTGGGTAGATTTTGCTCAAAATACAGGGAAGTCAACCGGCGGATTCTGTACATCTGTATCTGCCAATAAAGCACATCCGTATATTTTAATGTCTTGGACGAACCACTTGAGTAACGTTTATACGCTTATTCATGAATTTGGTCATGCAGGACAAGGGATTATGTCATCTGACCATAATGCTGTAGTGGGCGACAACCCATCATTATATTTGATTGAAGGACCTTCAACATTCAATGAATTGTTGCTAACAGATTCCTTAACGCGCAAAACAGATGATCCACGTATGGAACGTTTTGCTTTAACGAAAATGATGTCGGATACGTACTTCCATAACTTTGTAACGCATTTATTGGAAGCCGCTTACCAACGTGAAGTCTACAAATTGGTAGATGCAGGTCTCGGCTTTGACGCACAAAAATTGAGTGAATTAAAACGTAACGTTCTGGAAACATTCTGGGGAGATGCAGTTGAAATTAACCCGGGTGCTGAATTGACGTGGATGCGTCAACCGCATTACTACATGGGACTTTATCCTTATACATATTCTGCAGGGCTAACAATTGCGACTCAAGCATTCTTGAAAGTAAAAGAAGAAGGGCAGCCAGCCGTTGAGCGTTGGTTAGAGTTCCTGAAAACAGGAGACACGTACATTCCAGCAGAAGCAGCTGCAATTGCAGGTGTTGATATTACGACTGACAAACCATTGAAAGATACAATTGCGTATCTAGACCGTTCTGTCGACCGTATGATTGCTTTAACAAAAGAATTGAATTAA
- a CDS encoding endonuclease/exonuclease/phosphatase family protein: protein MKLLSLNTHSWVQTQDPSAYAALIADIIESDYDAIALQEVNQLSVNEAVIQPLGYVATQADIPIKENNFAYFLVKALAEKNVHYNWSWVPCHLGYDIYDEGVAVLCKQPIQSVQHIQLSNENDFTSILTRFAMVVETATETLVSIHLSWWKNEGENPFLQEWNRLEEGLSKQMESKRPIFILGDVNNPADVRDEGYDFIIDSKWFDAYQAAEVKSGSATVPPAIDGWADNEVPLRIDYVFSNHDYEVEKYEIKFDGDNLPLVSDHYGVAVIYK from the coding sequence ATGAAACTATTATCTTTAAACACACATAGTTGGGTTCAAACACAGGACCCTTCAGCATACGCTGCTTTGATAGCGGACATTATCGAAAGTGATTATGACGCTATTGCATTACAAGAAGTAAACCAGCTTTCTGTTAATGAAGCTGTTATTCAGCCACTTGGCTATGTTGCAACGCAGGCTGATATTCCCATCAAGGAAAATAACTTTGCCTACTTCTTAGTCAAAGCACTGGCTGAAAAAAATGTACATTACAATTGGTCATGGGTACCCTGCCATTTAGGCTATGATATTTATGATGAAGGTGTTGCAGTGCTGTGTAAACAGCCGATTCAATCGGTTCAGCACATTCAACTTTCTAATGAAAATGATTTTACCAGCATCCTTACCCGCTTCGCGATGGTCGTAGAAACAGCGACTGAAACGCTGGTTTCGATTCACCTCTCTTGGTGGAAGAACGAAGGCGAAAATCCATTCCTACAAGAGTGGAATCGTCTGGAAGAAGGACTCAGCAAACAAATGGAAAGTAAGCGCCCGATTTTTATTCTTGGAGATGTTAACAATCCGGCTGATGTTCGTGATGAAGGTTACGACTTTATCATTGATTCTAAATGGTTCGATGCTTATCAAGCTGCAGAAGTTAAAAGCGGTTCTGCTACGGTCCCACCCGCAATCGATGGCTGGGCAGATAACGAAGTGCCACTGCGCATTGACTATGTTTTCTCTAATCATGACTATGAAGTAGAGAAGTATGAAATCAAATTCGACGGTGATAACCTTCCTTTAGTATCTGATCATTACGGTGTAGCTGTCATATATAAATAA